The following are from one region of the Vulpes vulpes isolate BD-2025 chromosome 14, VulVul3, whole genome shotgun sequence genome:
- the CEP250 gene encoding centrosome-associated protein CEP250 isoform X5, producing the protein MGKRGGARPGTVAGPFGGGTTECRCESLAEVNTQLRLHMEKADMVNKALREDVENLTVDWSRARDELRRKESQWQMEQEFFKGYLKGEHGRLLGLWREVVTFRRHFLEMKSATDRDLTELKAEHVKLSGSLLTCCLRLTVGTQSRESDGSGRRDGSEPTQLLLLLTKTQELEKEAHERSQELIQLKSRGDLEKAELQDQVTELSALLIQARKQNEEYEKMLGALRETVEILETNHAELMEHEASLSKNAQEEKLSLQQVIRDITQVLVMVEEGDSMTQGCGRDSSLELDPSGLSSQFDSQDPDKALTLVRSVVTQRRQAVQDLRQQLSACQEAMSSLRQQHNQWEEEGEALRQRLQKLTGERDTLAGQTSDLQGEVESLSKERELLQKTREELQQQLEVLEQEAWRLRRTNMELQLQGDSVQGEKEEQQEELHLAVRERERLQETLAGLEAKQSESLSELIILREALESCHLEGELLRQEQTEVTAALARAEQSVAELSSSENSLKAEVADLRAATIKLSALNEALALDKVGLNQQLLQLEQENQSVCHRMEAAEQARNTLQLGLAEAERSRETLQEKNTHLEAQLQKAEERGAELQADLRAIQDEKEEIQEKLSEISSSQARHQQEAALAQLDQLRQETKRQEEVLAREVQEKEALVRERAALEVRLQAVERDRQDLAEQLLGLSSAKEQLESTLFEAQQQNSLVEVTKGQLEVQIQTVIRAKEVIQGEVRCLKLELDNERNRAEQERETAARRLAQAEQEGQTALQQQKSAHEEEVNRLQEKWEKERSWHQQELDKALESLEKEKMELETRLREQQAEAEAIRTQREEERAEAESALCQMQLETEKERVSLLETLLQTQKELADASQQLERLRQDMKVQKLKEQETTQILQTQLREARGELEQAAQQNRDDLVAVQEECGALLQAKMDLQKRVEDLKSQLVSRDDSQRLVEQEVQEKLREAQEYSRIQKELEREKASLIQSLMEKEQRLLVLQEADSIRQQELSSLRQDMQESQEGQKELSTQVELLKQEVKEKEADFLAQEAQLLEELEASQVTEQRLRASLRALEAKAAQVQLRLRSTENQLAALVAEQQPGHQAQAQLASLCSVLQQALGFACESRPELHGGGDSASLWGPEPDQNGTGILLKRGPLLTALSAEAVASALQKLHQDLWKTQQARDDLREQALKLEQRLTDTEAEKSQVCTELQDLQRQLSQNQEEKSKWEGKQNSLESELTELHGTVASLQSRLRQAELQGLEAQNERELLQAAKESLTAQVERLQASVAEARAQAGATRALEEDLRTARSALKLKSEEAETERERAQALQEQGELKVAQGKALQENLAILAQTLSEREGEVEALRGSIQELEKQQEMQKATLEALSLDLKKKSEEVDVQQEQIQELEKCRSLLEDLPLAMQEQEQRLVAQREQIQELEKDRETQRNILEHQLLELEKKAQMIESQKGEIQDLKKQLVTLECLALEREENHHKMECQQKAIEELEGQREMQRVALTHLTLDLEEKSQELQAQSSQIDKLESHSTLLARELQDKDQELKSQREQVEELQRQKERLAQDLERRDQDVVLQRERIRVLEDQRTLQTKILEEDLGQIKLSLRERGRELASQRPPMQERAEEGKGQSKAQRGSLEHLKLILRDKEREVECQQERIQELKEYKDQLEQQLQGLHRKAGETGLLLTQREQEIVVLQRHLQEAAEQGELKERSLQGHLEEAQRALAQREQELEALQHQQQQALGQEETRKEEASTLQRALEQAHTALKERQGELEDHKEHVRRLQEELAMEGRRVQALEEVVGDLRAESREQEEALLALQQQGAERAQEHEVEVGGLRASLLQAETALKERDLELEALRADGRASQLREETARDWAQALQEALSKAQAAVQEKEQRLLSQAELSRSLETSTATLQAALDSCQAQARQLEEALRRREGEIQDRDLRHQEAVQQLQRALAQRDEELSHQKRQGQLLEQSLARRAREDAIQGKPGPEQEREEEEMRGLRESLRELQLTLAQKEEEILGLREAQQRKNLEDSLHSHTAPPEPSTDFATLGPRLQQELERLQTALRLTEAREIEWREKAQDLALSLAQSKASVSSLQEAAMFLQASVLERDLEQQRLQDELELTRQALEKEQLLSPSSTSRAEQRPREEVSEVKAEPSLGLEERQLWGQRLEYLQQAVAQLEIDRSRLQHHNVQLRATLEQVERERRKLKRESMRVSRTGGLEVKEAAASSPTQQDGRGGQKGSSDDKQMAELQKEVAMLRGQLSLERKQRQDYIARSVQTSRELAGLHHSLSHSLLAVAQAPEATVLEAETRKLDESLTQSLTSPGPALLCPSPSTIQAISR; encoded by the exons ATGGGAAAGCGTGGAGGAGCCAGACCTGGAACAGTTGCTGGTCCGTTTGGAGGAGGAACAACAGAG tgcAGGTGTGAGAGTCTAGCAGAGGTGAACACCCAGCTTCGGCTGCACATGGAAAAAGCTGACATGGTGAATAAAGCACTTCGGGAAGATGTGGAAAACCTGACAGTGGACTGGAGCCGAGCCCGGGATGAGCTCAGGAGGAAGGAGAGCCAGTGGCAGAtggagcaggag TTCTTCAAGGGCTACCTGAAAGGGGAGCACGGTCGCCTTCTTGGTCTGTGGCGGGAGGTGGTGACCTTCCGACGCCACTTCCTGGAGATGAAGTCAGCTACTGACAG AGATCTGACGGAGCTCAAGGCTGAGCATGTGAAGCTTTCAGGGTCCCTGTTGACATGTTGTCTGCGCTTGACTGTGGGCACCCAGTCTCGAGAGTCAGATGGATCTGGGAGACGGGATGGGAGTGAGCCAACCCAGCTGCTGCTACTACTGACCAAGAcccaggagctggagaaggaagcgCATGAAAGGAGCCAGGAGCTAATACAGCTGAAGAGTCGGGGCGATCTGGAGAAGGCTGAGCTGCAGGATCA GGTGACGGAGCTCTCTGCTCTGCTGATCCAGGCTCGGAAGCAAAATGAAGAGTATGAGAAGATGTTAGGGGCCCTGAGAGAGACAGTGGAGATCCTG GAGACAAATCATGCAGAATTAATGGAACATGAGGCATCTCTCAGTAAGAATGCCCAAGAGGAGAAGCTGTCTTTACAGCAGGTGATCAGGGATATAACCCAGGTACTG GTCATGGTGGAAGAAGGGGACAGTATGACCCAAGGCTGTGGTCGAGACAGCTCCTTAGAATTGGACCCTAGTGGCCTCTCATCCCAGTTTGATTCCCAGGACCCAGACAAGGCCCTTACTCTGGTGCGTTCAGTGGTGACTCAAAGACGCCAGGCTGTGCAG gacctAAGGCAGCAGCTTTCGGCCTGTCAGGAAGCTATGAGCTCTTTGCGGCAGCAGCATAatcagtgggaggaggagggtgaggccTTAAGACAGCGTCTGCAGAAGCTCACCGGGGAACGCGACACTCTGGCAGGGCAGACCTCGGACCTACAGGGAGAGGTGGAGTCTCTCAGCAA GGAGCGAGAGCTCCTGCAGAAGACGAGGGAGGAGCTGCAGCAGCAGTTGGAGGTGCTAGAGCAGGAGGCATGGCGGCTGCGAAGGACAAACATGGAGCTTCAGTTGCAGGGGGATTCTGTTCAGGGtgagaaggaggagcagcaggaggagctgcaCCTGGCTGTCCGTGAAAGGGAGCGCCT TCAGGAGACACTAGCAGGTCTGGAAGCCAAACAGTCAGAATCACTCAGTGAACTGATCATTCTTCGGGAAGCCCTGGAGTCTTGTCACCTGGAAGGGGAGCTGCTGAGGCAAGAGCAAACAGAAGTGACTGCGGCGCTGGCCAGG GCAGAACAGTCAGTTGCAGAGCTGTCGAGTTCTGAAAACAGCCTGAAGGCCGAGGTTGCTGATCTTCGGGCTGCAACCATCAAGCTCAGCGCCTTAAATGAGGCTTTGGCCTTGGATAAGGTTGGACTGAACCAGCAGCTTCTCCAG TTAGAACAAGAGAACCAGTCTGTGTGCCACAGAATGGAAGCAGCAGAGCAGGCAAGAAACACTTTGCAGTTGGGCCTGGCAGAGGCCGAGAGGAGCAGGGAAACCCTACAGGAAAAGAACACTCACCTGGAGGCACAGCTgcagaaggcagaggagaggggtgctgagctgcaggcagatctCAGGGCCATCCaagatgagaaggaagaaattcaaGAGAAACTAAGCGAG ATTTCTTCCTCTCAGGCACGTCATCAGCAGGAGGCAGCCTTAGCTCAGCTGGATCAGCTGCGTCAGGAGACAAAGCGACAGGAAGAAGTGCTTGCTCGAGAAGTCCAGGAGAAGGAGGCCCTAGTACGGGAGAGAGCAGCCCTAGAGGTGCGGCTGCAGGCCGTGGAGCGAGACCGGCAGGACCTCGCTGAACAACTACTGGGCCTCAG CTCAGCCAAGGAGCAACTGGAGAGCACTCTGTTTGAGGCCCAACAACAAAATTCTCTGGTAGAGGTCACGAAGGGCCAGCTGGAGGTCCAGATTCAAACTGTCATTCGAGCCAAGGAAGTAATTCAAG GGGAAGTGAGGTGCCTGAAGCTGGAACTGGACAATGAGCGGAACCGGGCAGAACAAGAGCGGGAGACAGCAGCCAGACGGCTGGCCCAGGCCGAGCAAGAGGGGCAGACTGCCCTGCAGCAGCAGAAGTCAGCCCACGAGGAGGAGGTGAACCGGCTCCAGGAGAAATGG GAGAAGGAGCGCTCTTGGCACCAGCAGGAACTGGATAAGGCCCTGGAGAGCctagagaaggagaaaatggagcTGGAAACGAGGCTaagggaacagcaggcagaagcCGAGGCCATCCggacacagagggaggaagaacGGGCGGAGGCAGAGAGTGCCCTCTGCCAG ATGCAGCTcgaaacagagaaggagagagtgtcCCTCCTGGAGACCCTGCTGCAGACCCAGAAGGAGCTGGCAGATGCCAGCCAACAACTAGAGCGGCTGAGGCAGGACATGAAGGTCCAGAAGTTAAAGGAGCAG GAGACCACTCAGATCCTGCAGACCCAGCTCCGGGAGGCTCGGGGGGAGCTGGAGCAGGCAGCCCAGCAGAACAGAGATGACCTTGTTGCTGTCCAAGAAGAGTGCGGGGCCCTGCTGCAGGCGAAGATGGACCTGCAGAAGCGG GTGGAAGACTTGAAGTCTCAGCTCGTTTCCAGAGATGACTCCCAGAGGCTGGTGGAGCAGGAGGTTCAGGAGAAGCTGAGGGAGGCCCAGGAGTATAGCCGAATTCAgaaggagctggagagagagaaagccag CCTGATTCAGTCGCTGATGGAAAAGGAGCAGAGACTCCTTGTCTTACAAGAAGCTGACTCTATTCGACAACAGGAGCTGAGCTCCCTGCGCCAGGACATGCAGGAGTCCcaggaagggcagaaagagctCAGCACCCAG GTGGAATTACTGAAGCAGGAGGTGAAGGAAAAGGAGGCTGACTTTCTGGCTCAGGAAGCACAACtgctggaggagctggaggcaTCTCAAGTAACAGAGCAGCGGCTGCGAGCTTCCTTGCGGGCCCTGGAAGCCAAGGCAGCCCAAGTCCAGCTGCGACTGCGCAGCACAGAGAACCAGTTGGCAGCTCTGGTGGCAGAGCAGCAGCCGGGgcaccaggcccaggcccagctggcCAGCCTCTGTTCTGTCCTGCAGCAGGCCTTGGGGTTTGCTTGTGAGAGCAGGCCTGAGCTGCATGGCGGGGGAGACTCTGCTTCCCTCTGGGGCCCCGAGCCAG aCCAGAATGGAACTGGGATCCTCCTTAAGAGAGGGCCCCTCCTGACAGCTCTGTCAGCTGAGGCAGTGGCATCTGCCCTCCAGAAACTTCACCAAGACCTATGGAAGACTCAGCAGGCCCGG GATGATCTGCGGGAGCAGGCCCTGAAGCTGGAACAGCGTCTCACTGATACAGAGGCCGAGAAGAGTCAGGTCTGCACAGAATTGCAGGATTTGCAGAGACAACTCTCCCAGAACCAGGAAG AGAAATCCAagtgggaaggaaaacagaactCCCTGGAATCTGAGCTGACTGAACTGCATGGAACTGTGGCATCATTACAGAGTCGTCTACGGCAAGCAGAGCTGCAGGGACTAGAGGCCCAG AATGAGCGAGAGCTACTGCAGGCAGCCAAGGAGAGCCTGACAGCCCAGGTGGAACGTTTGCAGGCATCTGTGGCAGAAGCCAGGGCTCAGGCCGGTGCCACCAGGGCTCTGGAGGAGGACTTGAGAACTGCTCGCTCAGCCCTGAAACTCAAGAGTGAGGAAGCAGAGACCGAGCGTGAGCGGGCCCAGGCTCTGCAGGAGCAGGGCGAGCTGAAGGTGGCCCAAGGGAAGGCTCTACAGGAGAATTTAGCTATCCTGGCTCAGACTCTATCCGAAagagaaggggaggtggaggctTTGCGGGGAAGTATTCAGGAACTGGAAAAACAACAGGAGATGCAAAAGGCTACTTTGGAAGCTCTGTCTCTGGACCTGAAGAAGAAGAGTGAAGAGGTAGATGTGCAACAAGAACAGATCCAGGAGCTGGAGAAGTGCAGGTCCCTTTTAGAAGATCTGCCTCTGGCCATGCAGGAACAAGAGCAGAGGCTGGTTGCACAGAGGGAGCAAATCCAAGAGCTCGAGAAGGATCGAGAGACCCAGAGGAACATCTTGGAGCATCAGCTTCTCGAACTTGAGAAGAAGGCCCAAATGATAGAGTCCCAGAAAGGAGAGATTCAGGACCTGAAGAAGCAGCTGGTTACTCTGGAATGCCTGGCTCTGGAACGAGAGGAAAACCATCACAAGATGGAGTGCCAACAGAAGGCAATCGAGGAgctggagggccagagggaaatgCAGAGAGTAGCTCTGACCCACCTCACACTGGACCTGGAAGAAAAGAGCCAGGAGCTGCAGGCCCAGAGCAGTCAGATCGACAAGCTGGAGAGCCATAGCACCCTTCTGGCGCGAGAGCTCCAGGACAAGGACCAGGAGCTGAAGTCCCAGCGAGAACAGGTCGAGGAGctgcagaggcagaaggagcGTCTGGCTCAGGACCTAGAGAGGAGGGACCAGGACGTGGTGCTCCAGAGGGAAAGGATTCGGGTCCTAGAAGACCAAAGGACGCTGCAGACCAAGATCCTGGAGGAGGACCTGGGACAGATCAAGCTGTCCTTGAGAGAGCGAGGCCGGGAGCTGGCTTCCCAGAGGCCACCGATGCAGGAGcgggcagaggaagggaagggccAGAGTAAAGCCCAGCGCGGGAGCCTGGAGCACCTGAAGCTGATCCTGCGTGACAAGGAGAGGGAGGTAGAATGCCAGCAGGAACGCATCCAGGAACTGAAGGAGTATAAGGATCAGCTGGagcagcagctccagggcctACACAGGAAGGCAGGGGAGACTGGCCTCCTCCTGACTCAGCGAGAGCAGGAGATAGTGGTCCTGCAGCGGCATCTGCAGGAAGCCGCAGAACAGGGGGAGCTGAAAGAGCGGTCACTTCAGGGTCACCTGGAAGAGGCCCAGAGAGCCCTGGCCCAGAGGGAACAGGAGCTCGAGGCCCTGCAGCACCAACAGCagcaggccctggggcaggaggagactAGGAAGGAAGAGgcaagcaccctacagagggctCTGGAGCAGGCCCACACGGCACTGAAAGAGCGCCAGGGAGAGCTTGAGGACCACAAGGAGCATGTGCGAAGGCTCCAGGAGGAGCTGGCCATGGAGGGACGGCGTGTGCAGgccctggaggaggtggtgggtgACCTAAGAGCTGAGTCTCGGGAGCAGGAGGAGGCTTTGCTGGCCCTCCAGCAACAGGGTGCTGAGCGGGCACAGGAGCATGAGGTGGAGGTCGGGGGCCTGCGGGCCAGCCTGCTACAGGCAGAGACTGCACTCAAGGAACGGGACCTGGAGCTGGAGGCCCTGCGAGCCGATGGCCGGGCCTCCCAGCTTCGGGAGGAGACAGCCCGGGACTGGGCCCAAGCTCTGCAGGAGGCCCTAAGCAAGGCCCAGGCTGCCGTGCAGGAGAAAGAGCAGCGGCTGCTGAGTCAAGCAGAGTTGAGCCGCAGCCTAGAGACCAGCACCGCCACTTTACAGGCTGCCCTGGACTCCTGCCAGGCACAAGCCAGGCAGCTAGAGGAGGCTCTGAGGAGGCGAGAGGGTGAGATCCAGGACCGGGACCTCCGGCACCAGGAGGCCGTGCAGCAGCTCCAGCGGGCACTTGCCCAGAGAGATGAAGAATTGAGCCATCAGAAGAGACAGGGGCAGCTGCTAGAGCAGTCTCTGGCCCGGAGGGCCCGAGAAGATGCCATCCAAGGGAAGCCAGGTccggagcaggagagagaagaggaagagatgaggGGCCTTCGAGAAAGCCTAAGGGAGTTGCAGCTGACTCTAGCCCAAAAGGAAGAGGAGATCCTGGGGCTGAGGGAGGCCCAGCAAAGGAAGAATCTGGAGGACTCACTGCACAGCCACACAGCGCCCCCAGAGCCCTCTACAGACTTTGCCACCTTAGGGCCCAGGCTGCAGCAGGAGCTGGAGCGACTGCAGACAGCGCTGAGGCTAACTGAGGCCAGGGAGATTGAGTGGAGGGAGAAGGCCCAGGACTTGGCGCTGTCCCTGGCCCAGAGCAAGGCTAGCGTCAGCAGTTTGCAGGAGGCAGCCATGTTCCTACAGGCCTCTGTTCTGGAGCGGGACTTGGAACAGCAGAGGCTGCAG GATGAGTTGGAGCTCACCAGACAGGCTCTGGAGAAGGAGCAGCTCCTGAGCCCTAGTTCAACCAGCAGAGCagaacagaggcccagagaagag GTGTCAGAAGTCAAGGCTGAGCCTAGTCTTGGGCTGGAGGAGAGGCAGCTATGGGGACAAAGGCTGGAGTACCTCCAGCAAGCAGTGGCACAGCTGGAGATTGACCGGAGCAGGCTGCAGCACCACAATGTCCAGCTGCGGGCCACCTTGGAGCAG GTGGAGCGAGAGCGCAGGAAGCTGAAGAGGGAGTCCATGCGCGTGTCACGGACAGGCGGCCTGGAGGTTAAGGAAGCTGCGGCTTCGTCCCCCACACAGCAG